In Citrus sinensis cultivar Valencia sweet orange chromosome 4, DVS_A1.0, whole genome shotgun sequence, one DNA window encodes the following:
- the LOC107177840 gene encoding aspartic proteinase nepenthesin-2-like, with translation MDTGSSLLWVQCSPCPGCSCIFYPSRSSSYATLPCDSEKCRYLRHAYCTPNNECMYLQGYGIGLSSSGILSTEQLTFQTSDEGTMRVEDAVFGCGQSTNEEFALSGVFGLGFDRVSLVSQLNSSFSYCIGRLHDSNYLHNKLILGQGAIIDEGDATPLQVIGGLYYVTLEAISVEGIMLDINPSIFRRDDSDGGVIIDTGTDSTWLVKDAYEALRDAVIITVDRSLMRSYSESNKLCYYGIMSRDLAGFFILRAELS, from the coding sequence ATGGATACTGGCAGCTCTCTTCTGTGGGTTCAGTGCAGTCCTTGTCCTGGTTGTTCCTGCATTTTTTATCCTTCGAGATCCTCTTCTTATGCTACCTTGCCATGTGATTCTGAAAAATGCCGGTATTTACGTCATGCTTATTGCACTCCTAATAACGAATGCATGTACCTTCAAGGTTATGGTATTGGCCTTAGCTCATCCGGAATCCTTTCCACAGAGCAACTGACCTTCCAAACATCAGACGAAGGCACAATGCGTGTGGAAGATGCCGTTTTCGGATGTGGCCAAAGTACCAACGAGGAGTTTGCACTGTCTGGAGTATTTGGTCTTGGATTCGATAGGGTATCTCTGGTGTCCCAGTTGAACTCCTCGTTCTCCTATTGCATTGGGAGACTGCATGACAGTAACTATTTACATAACAAGCTGATTCTAGGGCAGGGAGCAATAATTGATGAAGGTGATGCTACCCCTCTTCAAGTTATAGGCGGATTGTATTACGTAACCCTGGAAGCTATAAGCGTTGAAGGGATAATGCTTGACATAAACCCTAGTATTTTCAGAAGGGACGATAGTGACGGTGGAGTTATTATTGACACCGGAACAGATTCAACTTGGCTTGTGAAAGATGCCTACGAGGCACTACGTGATGCAGTTATAATAACAGTCGATAGGTCACTGATGAGATCATATTCTGaatcaaataaattgtgtTATTATGGGATCATGTCTCGTGACCTCGCCGGGTTTTTCATTTTGCGGGCGGAGCTGAGTTAG
- the LOC102627969 gene encoding mRNA cap guanine-N7 methyltransferase 2 isoform X1, translating to MSVLPIPRSELTHHRLYEFAKTALIKIYSHPYVTVCDLYCGAGVDVDKWETALIANYIGIDVATSGIGEARDTWENQRKNFIAEFFEADPCAENFETQMQEKANQADLVCCFQHLQMCFETEERARRLLQNVSSLLKPGGYFLGITPDSSTIWAKYQKNVEAYHNRSSSMKPNLVPNCIRSESYVITFEVEEEKFPLFGKKYQLKFANDISAETQCLVHFPSLIRLAREAGLEYVEIQNLNEFYDDNRALFAGMLMSAGPNLIDPRGRLLPRSYDVLGLYSTFIFQKPDPDVAPPLATPLLQDNEEPGWRDDGQNVLAEPPPPLSAPVPAPHGLGKISEQKGILGPGPADLRFSEAL from the exons atgagtgtATTGCCAATTCCAAGAAGCGAATTGACTCACCATCGACTCTACGAGTTCGCGAAAACAGCCCTTATCAAAATCTACTCCCACCCATATGTCACCGTTTGTGACTTGTACTGTGGAGCTGGAGTCGATGTTGACAAATGGGAAACCGCTCTCATTGCTAACTATATTGGCATTG ATGTAGCAACTTCAGGTATTGGTGAAGCAAGAGACACTTGGGAGAATCAAAGGAAAAATTTCATTGCTGAATTCTTTGAAGCTGACCCGTGTGCT gaaaattttgaaactcaGATGCAAGAGAAGGCCAATCAAGCTGATTTAGTTTGCTGCTTCCAACATTTGCAG ATGTGTTTTGAAACTGAGGAAAGAGCGAGGAGGCTTCTGCAAAATGTGTCATCTTTGCTTAAACCAGGGGGTTATTTTCTTGGTATTACTCCTGACTCATCTACCATATG GGCAAAATACCAGAAGAATGTTGAAGCATACCACAATAGAAGCAGCAGCATGAAGCCCAACTTAGTTCCGAATTGCATTAGATCAGAAAGCTACGTGATCACCTTTGAGGTTGAAGAAGAGAA GTTTCCACTATTTGGAAAGAAGTACCAGCTAAAATTTGCTAATGATATCTCTGCAGAAACCCAGTGTTTGGTTCATTTCCCAAGCTTGATCAG GTTGGCCAGGGAGGCTGGTCTTGAATATGTGGAGATTCAGAACTTGAACGAATTTTATGATGATAACAG AGCTCTATTTGCAGGCATGCTGATGAGTGCTGGTCCAAATCTGATTGATCCAAGAGGGAGACTTCTTCCCAGATCATATGATGTGCTAG GTCTCTATAGTACgtttatatttcaaaagccTGACCCAGATGTTGCTCCACCCCTTGCAACCCCATTGTTGCAAGACAATGAG GAGCCTGGCTGGAGAGACGATGGTCAAAATGTTCTTGCAgaaccaccaccaccattgTCAGCCCCAGTACCAGCACCTCATGGACTAGGCAAGATAAGCGAACAGAAAGGAATTTTGGGACCTGGCCCTGCAGATTTACGGTTCTCAGAAGCGCTTTGA
- the LOC102627969 gene encoding mRNA cap guanine-N7 methyltransferase 2 isoform X2 has protein sequence MSVLPIPRSELTHHRLYEFAKTALIKIYSHPYVTVCDLYCGAGVDVDKWETALIANYIGIDVATSGIGEARDTWENQRKNFIAEFFEADPCAENFETQMQEKANQADLVCCFQHLQMCFETEERARRLLQNVSSLLKPGGYFLGITPDSSTIWAKYQKNVEAYHNRSSSMKPNLVPNCIRSESYVITFEVEEEKLAREAGLEYVEIQNLNEFYDDNRALFAGMLMSAGPNLIDPRGRLLPRSYDVLGLYSTFIFQKPDPDVAPPLATPLLQDNEEPGWRDDGQNVLAEPPPPLSAPVPAPHGLGKISEQKGILGPGPADLRFSEAL, from the exons atgagtgtATTGCCAATTCCAAGAAGCGAATTGACTCACCATCGACTCTACGAGTTCGCGAAAACAGCCCTTATCAAAATCTACTCCCACCCATATGTCACCGTTTGTGACTTGTACTGTGGAGCTGGAGTCGATGTTGACAAATGGGAAACCGCTCTCATTGCTAACTATATTGGCATTG ATGTAGCAACTTCAGGTATTGGTGAAGCAAGAGACACTTGGGAGAATCAAAGGAAAAATTTCATTGCTGAATTCTTTGAAGCTGACCCGTGTGCT gaaaattttgaaactcaGATGCAAGAGAAGGCCAATCAAGCTGATTTAGTTTGCTGCTTCCAACATTTGCAG ATGTGTTTTGAAACTGAGGAAAGAGCGAGGAGGCTTCTGCAAAATGTGTCATCTTTGCTTAAACCAGGGGGTTATTTTCTTGGTATTACTCCTGACTCATCTACCATATG GGCAAAATACCAGAAGAATGTTGAAGCATACCACAATAGAAGCAGCAGCATGAAGCCCAACTTAGTTCCGAATTGCATTAGATCAGAAAGCTACGTGATCACCTTTGAGGTTGAAGAAGAGAA GTTGGCCAGGGAGGCTGGTCTTGAATATGTGGAGATTCAGAACTTGAACGAATTTTATGATGATAACAG AGCTCTATTTGCAGGCATGCTGATGAGTGCTGGTCCAAATCTGATTGATCCAAGAGGGAGACTTCTTCCCAGATCATATGATGTGCTAG GTCTCTATAGTACgtttatatttcaaaagccTGACCCAGATGTTGCTCCACCCCTTGCAACCCCATTGTTGCAAGACAATGAG GAGCCTGGCTGGAGAGACGATGGTCAAAATGTTCTTGCAgaaccaccaccaccattgTCAGCCCCAGTACCAGCACCTCATGGACTAGGCAAGATAAGCGAACAGAAAGGAATTTTGGGACCTGGCCCTGCAGATTTACGGTTCTCAGAAGCGCTTTGA